In the Nitrosopumilus cobalaminigenes genome, TAGATATTGCAAAAACTGAACCAACACCAGAACCTGAACCAACACCAGAACCTGAACCAACACCAGAACCTGAACCAACACCAGAACCTGAACCAACACCTGAACCAACACCAGAACCTGAACCAACACCAGAACCTGAACCAACACCAGAACCTGAACCAACACCAGAACCTGAACCAACACCAGAACCTGAACCAACACCAGAACCTGAACCAACACCAGAACCTGAACCAACACCAGAACCTGAACCAACACCAGAACCTGAACCAACACCAGAACCTGAACCAACACCAGAACCTGAACCAACACCAGAACCTGAACCAACACCAGAACCTGAACCAACACCAGAACCTGAACCAACACCAGAACCTGAACCAACACCAGAACCTGAACCAAAAGTTTCTTCAGATGATCCGTTTGATGGAATCACTGATGATGAGATTGCAACTTATTCTGATTTGTTTGATGTACCTCCACCTGAAAATGATAATGAAGCACTAAAACTCGGTAACAAAATCCGTCAATGGATAAAAGATGGAAAACAAAAACCTGGTGAATCTAAAGTTGAAAATGATGTTGAAGATGAGGCTGATGATGAAGAAGAGATACAAAAACATGATAAAGAAGAACCCAAAAAGAAAAAAGGCAGGTTCGGGTTCTTAAAAAGATGAAACTAAAAACAAAAAATTTACTCACGTTGGGGGAATTATCTTCAAAAGAATTTCTAGGATTAATTGATGAATCTATTAAACTAAAAAAAGAACTCAAAAAAGGTGGAAACAAACCTGTTCTTAAAAACAAAACACTAACAATGATTTTTCAAAAACCATCAACACGAACACGTGTTAGTTTTGAAGTTGGCATGTATCAATTAGGTGGACATGCAGTTAACCTATCATCAAATGATATGCAATTGTCTCGAGGAGAATCTGTAGAGGATACTGCAAAAACTCTTTCACGATACTCTAATTGTATTATGGCACGTGTATATGATCATGAATTATTGGAAACACTATCTGAACATGCAACAATACCTGTGATTAATGGACTCTCTGATACTTTTCATCCGTGTCAAATTTTGGCAGACTTTATGACAATCAAAGAAAAAAAGAAGAAACTCAAGGGACTAAAAATTGCATGGATTGGGGATGGCAATAATGTCTGCAACTCTATGATTTACGGTGCTGCTTTATCTGGAATCAAAATGTCTATTGCAACGCCGAAAGGGTTTGAACCAGACAAAAATGTTGTAAATTCTGCTAAAAAATCAACAGACATTGAATTGACAACTGATCCATTCGTTGCAACTAAAAATGCAGATGTGATAGTTGCAGATACTTTTTCATCTATTCACAATCTTGACAAAAAAAGACTACAAAAATTCTTACCAAAATTCCAAGTTAATGACAAATTAATGGAGTCTGCAAAGAAAGATGCGATCTTTTTGCATTGTCTTCCAGCAAAGCGAGAACAAGAAGTTACATCATCTGTAATTGACGGTCCACAATCTGTTGTTTGGGATGAGGCCGAAAACCGATTACATACTCAGAAAGCTTTGCTAGCTGCTCTGATTCACGCTTAACGTATATAAGAGCAGATTCAAACTCGGTTTCTATAGATGGCCTATTCGAAAATATTAAGACGATTAAGAGAGGAAAAGACCAATTATCGAAAACGTGGAACCATGTTGATGGGTAAACGTGACTTTATCACTGTAAATATTACTAATGAAAATACTCAAGTCCAAATTCTCAAGCCTGGAATGACTGGCGACAAAGTTGTAGCTTCTGCTCATTCTAGAAGTCTGTTGGACAAAGGTTGGAAAGGTTCTAGAAAAAGTATTCCTGCAGCATATCTTACAGGCTATTTGGCTGGTAAGAAAGCATTAGGACAAGGTGCAAAAGATGCAATTCTGTACACTGGAACTAGAAGATATACACAAAGAATGGCAGCTGCTCTGAAAGGAGTAATTGATGCAGGAGTTGAAGTACCTGCAGATGCAGAAACATTCCCAGCTGATGAAAGAATTAACGGTGAACACTTGACGGTAAAAAATGAAGTTTCTAAAATCAAAACTTCCATTGATAGCGAGGTAAAATGATATGAGTCAAACAGCACAATCTAAAGATTCACGAGGCCCACGTGGTAAACCTGCACCTGTTTATGGAAGAGGTCCACCTGGCGGAGCTAAAGATCGTCCAAGAAGACCAAGAAGAGAACCTGAAGAAGAAGTTTGGGTTCCAAAAACAATTTTAGGACAAAAAGTTGCATCTGGAGAAATTTCATCTCTAGAAGAAATTATAGAATTAGGATTAAGAATTCAAGAATCAGGAATTATCAAGAAACTATTACCTGATTTGAAAAGTGAAGTTGTAGATGTTGGAATCATTCAGAAAATGACTTCAAACGGACAATCAACTAGATTCAAAGCAATTGTTGCTGCAGGAAATGAAAATGGTTACTTGGGAATCGGTCAAGGTAAATCTAAACAAATGAGAATTGCAATTGAAAAAGCAACCAGTCAAGCATTCCTTAATGTCCAACCAATCAAAATGGGATGCGGCAGTTGGGAATGCAGATGTGATCAAAAACATTCTGTTCCTTTCAAAGTAAAGGGAAAAGGTGGAAGTGTAACAATTGAAATTATTCCAGGACCACGTGGATTAGGTCTTGTAGCAGGAGGTAAAATTAAACGATTATTGGAATTAGCAGGTCTTAAAGACGCATGGACTACAGCAAAAGGCTCTACTCCTACAATGAATTCCACTTCAAAAGCAGTATTGGATTGTCTTCGATTGACATTCAGTCAGGGTTGATAAAAAATGGCAAATGCATATCTCGTTGTTAGAATTAAAGGTCAAGCAGATTGTCCATACTGGGCAACTCACACAATGATGCTATTGCAATTAGATAAAAAATACCGTGCAACAATTCTTCCTGCAAAAGACAATACAGTTGGAATGCTAA is a window encoding:
- the argF gene encoding ornithine carbamoyltransferase; the protein is MKLKTKNLLTLGELSSKEFLGLIDESIKLKKELKKGGNKPVLKNKTLTMIFQKPSTRTRVSFEVGMYQLGGHAVNLSSNDMQLSRGESVEDTAKTLSRYSNCIMARVYDHELLETLSEHATIPVINGLSDTFHPCQILADFMTIKEKKKKLKGLKIAWIGDGNNVCNSMIYGAALSGIKMSIATPKGFEPDKNVVNSAKKSTDIELTTDPFVATKNADVIVADTFSSIHNLDKKRLQKFLPKFQVNDKLMESAKKDAIFLHCLPAKREQEVTSSVIDGPQSVVWDEAENRLHTQKALLAALIHA
- a CDS encoding 30S ribosomal protein S5 is translated as MSQTAQSKDSRGPRGKPAPVYGRGPPGGAKDRPRRPRREPEEEVWVPKTILGQKVASGEISSLEEIIELGLRIQESGIIKKLLPDLKSEVVDVGIIQKMTSNGQSTRFKAIVAAGNENGYLGIGQGKSKQMRIAIEKATSQAFLNVQPIKMGCGSWECRCDQKHSVPFKVKGKGGSVTIEIIPGPRGLGLVAGGKIKRLLELAGLKDAWTTAKGSTPTMNSTSKAVLDCLRLTFSQG
- a CDS encoding 50S ribosomal protein L18 encodes the protein MAYSKILRRLREEKTNYRKRGTMLMGKRDFITVNITNENTQVQILKPGMTGDKVVASAHSRSLLDKGWKGSRKSIPAAYLTGYLAGKKALGQGAKDAILYTGTRRYTQRMAAALKGVIDAGVEVPADAETFPADERINGEHLTVKNEVSKIKTSIDSEVK